The DNA window GTAATTTGTACCATGATGTGCTGAAGAGAAATAAGAAAATTTATTTAATTTCCATAATGGAACGAAAAACAATGCCTGAAATACATTTAAGCGTTCATAATAATGCTTTAAAATTTCTAAAAATCGTCACTGAATATCTTCATGTCATGCAGCAAAAGGGAAAGGTAGTTAAGGGCAACCCTGAAGCACAAGCACTAACGATCATGAGATATAATTATGGGAAATTTGTTGCTGGTACGCTACTGGAAGGAACTTCTTCAGCGGTAGGGGATGATGACATGGAAGAGGCGATATCCATTATAGCCAGGGGTTTAAAAACTTAATTTTTTTAACCAATATGTTAGTTACTATTAACTAACAACGAGGAGGCTTTGTTGTATGGAACGGCTATGGACAAAATCGTTTATTGGACTGATCTTTACTTTGTTTTTCTTGTGCTTCGGATTTTATTTGCTCCTCCCAACATTACCGATCTACATCAAAGAATTAGGTATCGACGAATCACAACTTGGATTAATCATCGGAAGTTTTACTTTATCCGCAGTTGTTGCTCGTCCGATTATTGGAGGACTCCTAGATCGTTTCGGCAGACGCTTCTTTATCTTTGCGGGACTTATTATCTTCGCCATATCAATGCTTCTATATAATTGGGCAAGCGGAATTCTTTTATTGTTTCTTTTGCGAATACTCCATGGCTTCGGGTGGGCTATTTCGACCACATCCATCGGAACTTCGATTACCGATGTGATCCCTGATCGTCGCCGAGGTGAAGGAATGGGGTGGTATGGCATGTCAATGACTGTATCCATGGCCATAGGACCCATTATCGGGGTATGGATGGTCCAAAGCTTCTCTTTTCAATATTTGATTATTGCAGCTTTTTGTTTATCTATTGCAGCTATTCTTATTGCCCTAGTGACTAAGGTTCCAATTTTACGAGCGGACAACAAAGGAAAAATAGTGTATTTCGATAAATCCATCCTATCCATATCGGTAGCTATATTTTTCTTGGCTCTTACCTATGGGGGCATTACCACGTTTATGCCGCTGTTCGCCGAATCGATTCAAGTTAACCCAGGTACTTTCTTTTTGATCTATGCCATTGCGCTGACCATCACCCGCCCTGTTGCAGGGAAGCTTGCGGATCGTTATAACGAAGGATCAATCATTATCCCGTCTTTACTCATCACAATCGTTGCTCTACTCCTCTTGAGTGTATCCAATGGATTACTAGGAGTTATTGTTTCTGCAATTCTGTATGGAATTGGGTTTGGATCAGCACAGCCCATACTTCAAGCAGCCATTCTCAACCTAGTTTCTCCTACGAAAAAAGGAGTGGCCAATGCTTCCTTTTTCACGGCCATGGATTTAGGGATTGGGTTGGGATCAATCATACTCGGATTGGTTTCTCAGTACTTGGGTTACTCATTTTTATTTACTGTATGTGCTGTTTCCGGCTTCATTTCTTTGTTCATCTTCATAGTTTTTGTTAGACGGGCATTACTGCGTAGAAAGGAGGAGGATAAAAACGAGAATCTTCATTTGACATCTTAAGTATCTTAAGTAGCCATTTTTTTGAATGAAATGTTAGTTATAAATATCTAACATTATTAAATCCACACCTTACAAGGAGGAAGCGACAATGACAACCACTCTTTTACACATTGGAATTATTCTCGGCAGTTCACGCCCAGGGAGAGTTAGCCCGCAAGTTGGGAATTGGATCAAGGCAATTGCCGATCAACGCGGGGATGCAAAGTATGAAATAGTAGATCTTGTAGACTACAACCTACCGTTTTTTGGAGACCTAACTGGCGAGCAGCAAGTTTCGGCTTGGGCTAAGAAAATATCCAGTTTGGACGGATTTGTCTTCGTTACAGCTGAATACAATCACAGCATCACAGGGGTATTAAAAAATGCACTTGATTCAGCACGAACGGAATGGTACAACAAAGCGGCTGGTATTGTCAGCTATGGTTCCTCAGGTGGAACACGAGCAGCTGAACATTTACGTGGAATACTTGCGGAATTACAAGTGGCGGATGTTCGCACACACCCCGCACTAAATTTATTTACAGATTTTGAAAACTATACGGTTTTTAAACCTTCAGATTTACACATTGCACATGTGAATGACATGTTGAATCAAGTAATTAGTTGGTCAAACGCATTAAAGTCGGTTCGTAGCTAATGGGTCACGATTTGTAAAAGGCAACAAGCTCTTCCCTATAAGATGAGGAAGAGCTTGTGATTTATCCCGTAATTGATATCGAAATACACTCGACGTTTGAAATTTGTGCAGAAAGTCACCCAATTAATGAACACATAGTAATTTAGTAATTAAAATAGTTCGGGTTCGGGGATCTCTTGCCAACGGCGTAAAGTAGAAGCTTAATAGCCCTTGTTAAAAAAAGCGGTTAAGATTTTGTTGACTATTAACCCCGAGATGCGTATAATTTGAATGAATAAAAAATATATTCATTCAAGAAATTAAGGAGGTGATTGACCTGAATCAGTCAGATAAACGTCAACTGCTCTTTGATGCAGCGCGTGAGCTTTTTTTGGAGCAAGGGTTCAAGAAAACCAACGTCGCGGCGATCACAGAACGTGCCAACGTAGCCGTGGGTACATTCTATAAGTATTTTGCCTCAAAGGAACAAATTTTCTATGAGGTTTATCAAGCTGAAAATGAAAAGGCAAAGCGGAAGATTGTGGCTCGAATCGACGCCGATCAATCCCCGAAGGAAGTGGTGAAACAGTTTTTGCAAGAGATTATTCGCACGAGTGAACAGAATGCGATCCTTGCCGAATGGTACCGCAATACGGAGGCCAGTCAAGTGCTCATGAACTACAATCAAGAATGTGACGTTCAAAAAAACAGCTTCGTATACCGATTTTTGCTAGACAATATCGAACGTTGGCGGTCTTCCGGACAATTCCGTCGGGATATCGATGCGAACACGATCCTAGCGCTGTTCAATGTTTTAGTACTCCTGGATAACCATAAGGAAGAAATCGGTCATGAGCATTTTCCGCAGGTGCTGGAATTATTGGCGGAGATGATTATTGACGGGCTGACTGCGTCATCGTAAAAAACGCCACCTGAAGCGTGGCGAATTCTTTTGACTAATAATGAATGAATAAAAATTTTATTCATTCAAAAGTGAGGTGCCGACATGCAAAAGGAAACGAACAAAAACATGCAACAAAAAGGAGGACGTTCAATGGGACTGCAAATTTTGGGCTGGTCGATGGTGGTGATTGGAGCGATCCTTGTCATTTGGGGCTTTTATGAGTATCCGGCAAGCGAATGGTGGGGGAACGGTTTCCTCAATTACGCCGTCAGCGGCATGGCACTAATTGCAGGTGGGTTGGCCATTCTTAAGATCTCTGCTCTGCTGACCGTTGTCGCAATCATCATTGCAGCACTGCTTTTAGCCGTTTATATATGGAATATGCAATTGGACTTCTTTTCCGCACTGCTCAGTTATGTCTTGACTGCTGCTCTTACGACCTGGTTGGTGAGTTTGCTGCTTAGATAATGGTTAAAAAAAACGGAGGTGTTGATTTTGATGAACGATTCAGGTGTCGAATTGGCCATAGAGGCAAAGGGCTTGGTAAAAGTATTTGGTAATAACCGGGTGGTAGATGGTGTGGATCTGGCTATACCCAAAGGGTCTGTCTATGGATTCTTGGGTCATAATGGAGCCGGGAAAACGACAACGATCCGCATGCTGTCAACATTGCTGCCCATGGATGGCGGCACCGTGAAAGTGTTTGGTCATGATTTGGCTAGGGAGCCGCATGAGGTCAGGGGTCAAATCAGCTTGGCGGGTCAGTACGCATCGCTTGATGAAGATTTGACCGGTTACGAAAATCTGGTTATGATCGCCAGGTTGGTGGGGTATTCTCGAAAAAGAGCCAAAATGCGTGCGCAGGAATTGCTTCGCGTATTCGGGCTGGAGGAAGCGGCTAAGCGCCAGGTGAAAACCTACTCCGGAGGCATGAGACGTCGGATTGATATCGCGGGGAGTATCGTGGTCACACCACGCATCCTTTTTCTCGATGAACCGACGACAGGTCTGGATCCAGAAAGCCGTAACCAGGTATGGGAGATTGTTCGTGCCCTGGCCAGCGTTGGAACAACAGTGTTGCTAACAACGCAATATTTAGAGGAGGCGGATCGCTTGGCAGACCGCATCGCCGTCATGAAACAGGGCAGGATCATTGCCGAAGGAACGAGCAATGAATTGAAATCGTCCGTTGGAAGCAGCATATTGCACATTCGTCTCGTGCATGAGGAGGAATCAGAGCGAGCCAAAGAGATGCTTTCCGATAAGGTTGCCTCCCCCGTTCGGAGCACCTCGGACC is part of the Bacillus horti genome and encodes:
- a CDS encoding ATP-binding cassette domain-containing protein; translated protein: MNDSGVELAIEAKGLVKVFGNNRVVDGVDLAIPKGSVYGFLGHNGAGKTTTIRMLSTLLPMDGGTVKVFGHDLAREPHEVRGQISLAGQYASLDEDLTGYENLVMIARLVGYSRKRAKMRAQELLRVFGLEEAAKRQVKTYSGGMRRRIDIAGSIVVTPRILFLDEPTTGLDPESRNQVWEIVRALASVGTTVLLTTQYLEEADRLADRIAVMKQGRIIAEGTSNELKSSVGSSILHIRLVHEEESERAKEMLSDKVASPVRSTSDPCELFVQVTDPVLVAEGLRALGNANIGIHEHSYGQPSLDEVFLTLTRRSSVEQSGAEE
- a CDS encoding TetR/AcrR family transcriptional regulator — its product is MKTENTADKIISSTVDLMSDKGYKAVTIKEIAAAASVSEMTVFRTFGSKKAILDAIIDNYLFSAPIEQIIQKNITYELETDLLMISNLYHDVLKRNKKIYLISIMERKTMPEIHLSVHNNALKFLKIVTEYLHVMQQKGKVVKGNPEAQALTIMRYNYGKFVAGTLLEGTSSAVGDDDMEEAISIIARGLKT
- a CDS encoding NADPH-dependent FMN reductase, producing MTTTLLHIGIILGSSRPGRVSPQVGNWIKAIADQRGDAKYEIVDLVDYNLPFFGDLTGEQQVSAWAKKISSLDGFVFVTAEYNHSITGVLKNALDSARTEWYNKAAGIVSYGSSGGTRAAEHLRGILAELQVADVRTHPALNLFTDFENYTVFKPSDLHIAHVNDMLNQVISWSNALKSVRS
- a CDS encoding TetR/AcrR family transcriptional regulator produces the protein MIDLNQSDKRQLLFDAARELFLEQGFKKTNVAAITERANVAVGTFYKYFASKEQIFYEVYQAENEKAKRKIVARIDADQSPKEVVKQFLQEIIRTSEQNAILAEWYRNTEASQVLMNYNQECDVQKNSFVYRFLLDNIERWRSSGQFRRDIDANTILALFNVLVLLDNHKEEIGHEHFPQVLELLAEMIIDGLTASS
- a CDS encoding MFS transporter; the encoded protein is MERLWTKSFIGLIFTLFFLCFGFYLLLPTLPIYIKELGIDESQLGLIIGSFTLSAVVARPIIGGLLDRFGRRFFIFAGLIIFAISMLLYNWASGILLLFLLRILHGFGWAISTTSIGTSITDVIPDRRRGEGMGWYGMSMTVSMAIGPIIGVWMVQSFSFQYLIIAAFCLSIAAILIALVTKVPILRADNKGKIVYFDKSILSISVAIFFLALTYGGITTFMPLFAESIQVNPGTFFLIYAIALTITRPVAGKLADRYNEGSIIIPSLLITIVALLLLSVSNGLLGVIVSAILYGIGFGSAQPILQAAILNLVSPTKKGVANASFFTAMDLGIGLGSIILGLVSQYLGYSFLFTVCAVSGFISLFIFIVFVRRALLRRKEEDKNENLHLTS